One stretch of Priestia megaterium DNA includes these proteins:
- a CDS encoding YlmC/YmxH family sporulation protein: MLKISEFQLKDVVNVADGKKLGNVGDIDIDLTTGKIQAVIIGGSRVLGFFGKDDEIVIPWKNIVKIGSDVILVRYKDAFQPEEN; the protein is encoded by the coding sequence ATGTTAAAGATTTCAGAATTTCAGCTGAAAGATGTAGTGAATGTAGCTGATGGCAAAAAACTTGGAAATGTAGGGGATATTGATATTGACTTAACAACGGGAAAAATACAGGCCGTCATTATCGGAGGCTCTCGTGTATTGGGCTTCTTTGGAAAAGATGATGAAATTGTGATTCCGTGGAAAAATATTGTGAAAATTGGTTCTGATGTCATTTTAGTACGTTATAAAGACGCATTTCAGCCTGAAGAGAATTAG
- the pgeF gene encoding peptidoglycan editing factor PgeF, whose protein sequence is MNPEPLKKSHHESFMWLSPWVEKNDMLVAGFTTKNGGVSKPPFASFNLGLHVNDNVEDVITNRKILAAELDMSFESFVCAEQVHEATVQKVTKADCAKGLYKYEEGIKATDGIYTNESDILLALCYADCVPLYFYAPDHHLVGLAHAGWKGTVKDIAGNMIRRWVEQENVPVEDIYVAIGPSIEDCCYVVDNRVITQVNEVVGQNGYQEVSPGQYALNLKKVNKLLIQNAGVLPERILTSSYCTSCEDDLFFSHRRDQGKTGRMFNFIGFKEE, encoded by the coding sequence ATGAATCCTGAGCCATTAAAAAAAAGCCATCACGAGTCGTTTATGTGGCTGAGCCCTTGGGTAGAAAAGAATGATATGCTTGTTGCTGGTTTCACCACAAAAAATGGTGGCGTGAGTAAACCTCCATTTGCTTCTTTTAACCTAGGGCTTCACGTAAACGATAACGTAGAAGATGTTATTACAAATAGAAAAATTTTAGCAGCCGAACTAGACATGTCTTTTGAAAGCTTTGTATGTGCTGAACAAGTACATGAAGCAACTGTTCAAAAAGTAACAAAAGCCGACTGTGCAAAAGGACTCTACAAATATGAAGAGGGCATAAAAGCAACGGATGGCATTTATACAAATGAATCTGATATTTTGTTAGCTTTATGTTATGCAGATTGTGTTCCGCTGTACTTCTATGCGCCTGATCACCATTTAGTTGGTCTTGCTCATGCTGGGTGGAAGGGAACAGTAAAAGATATTGCAGGAAATATGATTCGACGGTGGGTAGAGCAAGAAAATGTTCCGGTTGAAGATATTTACGTGGCGATTGGCCCTTCGATTGAAGATTGCTGTTATGTTGTCGATAACCGCGTCATTACACAAGTAAACGAAGTAGTTGGCCAAAATGGATATCAAGAAGTAAGCCCTGGACAATACGCGCTTAATTTAAAAAAAGTCAATAAGCTGCTGATTCAAAACGCAGGCGTATTGCCGGAACGAATTTTAACATCGTCGTATTGTACAAGCTGTGAAGATGACCTGTTCTTCTCACATCGCCGCGACCAAGGGAAAACAGGACGCATGTTTAACTTCATAGGCTTTAAGGAGGAGTAA
- a CDS encoding cell division protein SepF, translated as MSMKNRFRSFFALDDDTEYVEEHYEEEESVEEPVQQSRPAKASQQPNQQQNVISLQSVQKSSKMMLCEPRVYAEAQEITDHLKNRKVVVVNLQRIQRDQAVRIVDFLSGTVYALGGDIQKIGTDIFLCTPDNVDVSGSISDMMGEHDTTNVKRW; from the coding sequence ATGAGTATGAAAAATCGCTTTAGAAGTTTTTTTGCTCTTGATGACGATACTGAATATGTAGAAGAACATTACGAAGAAGAAGAGTCGGTAGAAGAGCCTGTACAGCAGTCGAGACCAGCGAAAGCTAGTCAGCAGCCGAATCAGCAGCAAAACGTGATTAGCTTGCAAAGCGTTCAAAAATCATCAAAAATGATGCTTTGCGAACCTCGCGTCTATGCCGAAGCACAAGAAATTACGGATCATTTAAAAAATCGTAAAGTCGTAGTTGTGAATTTACAGCGCATTCAACGAGATCAAGCAGTAAGAATTGTCGACTTTTTAAGTGGTACAGTTTATGCTTTAGGCGGGGACATTCAAAAAATTGGAACCGACATCTTTTTATGTACACCTGATAATGTAGACGTAAGCGGAAGCATTTCAGATATGATGGGAGAACATGATACAACAAACGTAAAGAGGTGGTAG
- a CDS encoding YggS family pyridoxal phosphate-dependent enzyme has protein sequence MTASVSENLEAVQQTIAEACKKVNRNREDVELIAVTKYVSTKRAAEAVDAGILHLGENRDEGLLEKYESIGEKATWHFIGSLQTRKVKNVIDKVDYIHSLDRLSLAKEIDKRAGHRIKCFVQVNVAEEQSKHGLAVEDVMPFIQSLEAFANIQVVGLMTMAPHTDDESLLRSCFQGLKKLQDRIQELKLPYAPCTELSMGMSNDYAIAIEEGATFIRLGTTLVGNER, from the coding sequence GTGACAGCTAGCGTAAGTGAAAATCTAGAAGCAGTTCAACAAACAATTGCTGAAGCGTGTAAAAAAGTTAATCGAAATCGAGAAGATGTAGAGCTGATTGCTGTAACAAAATACGTTTCCACAAAACGAGCAGCAGAAGCAGTGGATGCAGGCATTTTACATCTCGGAGAAAACAGGGATGAAGGTCTTCTAGAAAAGTATGAATCAATCGGTGAGAAAGCGACCTGGCATTTTATCGGAAGCTTACAAACAAGAAAAGTAAAAAATGTGATTGATAAAGTTGACTATATTCATTCACTAGACCGATTATCTTTAGCAAAAGAAATTGATAAACGTGCAGGACATCGTATAAAATGTTTTGTACAAGTTAATGTTGCCGAAGAACAATCAAAGCATGGCCTTGCTGTAGAAGACGTAATGCCATTTATTCAATCTCTTGAAGCGTTTGCAAATATCCAAGTGGTTGGATTAATGACCATGGCTCCTCACACAGATGACGAGTCCTTGCTTCGCAGCTGTTTTCAAGGTCTAAAGAAATTGCAGGACCGTATACAAGAACTAAAACTCCCATATGCACCGTGTACAGAGCTATCAATGGGAATGTCAAACGATTATGCAATTGCAATTGAAGAAGGAGCAACATTCATTCGGCTAGGAACCACGTTAGTTGGGAATGAACGTTAA
- a CDS encoding RNA-binding protein, with product MSIYEHFRQEEHGFIDQVLQWKEDVLHQYSPKLTDFLDPREQQIVTAIVGTEGEVQVSFDGGQPFAERKRALLYPDYYVPESEDFQLHMYELNYPKKFVTIEHPQVLGSAMSLGLRRSKFGDILVAGDDIQLVAAEEISSYIEMNLTLIGKAKVSLSSIQREQLHVVKEELIEHVYTVSSMRLDVLLSTIHNLSRQKVQPFIANGAVKVNFKVIEQPSFECHEGDILSLRGHGRSRIVSLEGKTKKEKWRIVVGKQK from the coding sequence ATGTCTATTTATGAACATTTTAGGCAAGAAGAACATGGATTTATTGACCAGGTTCTTCAGTGGAAAGAAGATGTCCTACATCAATACAGCCCAAAGTTAACGGACTTTTTAGATCCAAGAGAGCAGCAGATTGTGACGGCTATTGTCGGGACTGAAGGAGAGGTTCAAGTTTCATTTGATGGTGGACAACCGTTTGCTGAACGCAAGCGTGCGCTGCTATATCCGGATTACTATGTACCTGAAAGCGAAGATTTTCAGTTGCATATGTATGAGCTCAATTATCCTAAAAAGTTTGTGACGATTGAACATCCTCAAGTTCTTGGTTCGGCGATGTCCTTAGGACTGCGCCGTTCAAAATTTGGCGATATTTTGGTCGCGGGAGACGATATTCAGCTTGTAGCTGCAGAGGAAATTTCTTCTTATATTGAGATGAATTTAACGTTAATTGGAAAAGCCAAAGTTTCACTTTCTTCTATTCAAAGAGAGCAGCTGCATGTGGTAAAAGAAGAGCTGATTGAACACGTTTATACAGTTTCTTCAATGAGGCTTGATGTTTTGCTGTCGACCATTCACAATTTATCAAGACAAAAAGTCCAGCCGTTTATTGCAAATGGAGCGGTAAAAGTAAATTTTAAAGTCATTGAACAGCCTTCTTTTGAATGTCATGAAGGTGATATTTTGTCGCTTCGTGGTCACGGCAGAAGTCGTATTGTTTCACTTGAAGGCAAAACCAAAAAAGAAAAATGGCGAATTGTTGTAGGAAAGCAGAAATAA
- a CDS encoding YggT family protein — MDIVFGILGQLIGLYSWALIIYILMSWVPDVRASKFGQLLGSICEPYLEPFRKIIPPIGMIDISPLVAIFLLRFAQAGVRSLHSMVGFI; from the coding sequence TTGGACATCGTTTTTGGGATTCTTGGACAATTGATTGGTCTTTACTCATGGGCACTGATTATTTACATTTTGATGTCTTGGGTACCCGATGTAAGGGCGTCTAAGTTTGGTCAGCTGCTTGGCAGCATTTGTGAGCCTTACTTAGAGCCTTTTCGTAAAATCATTCCGCCTATTGGCATGATTGATATTTCACCTCTTGTTGCAATCTTTTTACTACGATTTGCGCAAGCAGGTGTACGTTCACTTCACAGTATGGTTGGATTTATTTAA
- the lspA gene encoding signal peptidase II, translating to MFYYLIALAVILIDQVTKWMIVKEMYYGQSITVIENFLYITSHRNRGAAWGILQGQMWFFYLITVVVVVGLIIYIQKLKKQDKWFGIALALMLGGAIGNFIDRVVRKEVVDFVNTYIFTYDFPIFNVADSALVVGVIIMFIMTLFEGKMKKEHKE from the coding sequence GTGTTTTATTATCTTATCGCTTTAGCTGTTATACTTATTGATCAGGTAACAAAATGGATGATTGTAAAAGAAATGTATTATGGACAAAGCATCACCGTAATTGAAAACTTTCTTTACATTACCTCTCATCGTAACAGAGGAGCCGCGTGGGGGATTTTACAAGGACAGATGTGGTTCTTTTATCTCATTACGGTGGTTGTGGTAGTCGGTTTAATAATTTATATTCAAAAGCTCAAAAAACAAGATAAATGGTTCGGTATTGCGCTAGCATTAATGTTAGGCGGCGCCATTGGAAACTTTATTGATCGAGTGGTCCGTAAAGAAGTAGTTGATTTCGTAAACACATACATCTTTACGTATGATTTTCCGATTTTTAACGTAGCTGATTCGGCACTTGTCGTCGGAGTAATCATCATGTTTATTATGACGCTGTTTGAAGGGAAAATGAAGAAGGAGCACAAAGAATGA
- the pyrR gene encoding bifunctional pyr operon transcriptional regulator/uracil phosphoribosyltransferase PyrR, producing MNVKATVLDEQAIRRALTRIAHEIIEKNKGIENCVLVGIKTRGIYIAKRLAERIAQIEGNTLPVGELDITLYRDDLSKVTSNDEPLVKGSDIPTDIANKNVILVDDVLYTGRTVRAALDALIDIGRPELIQLAVLVDRGHRELPIRADYVGKNVPTAKSEKIAVHLMEVDEKDHVSIYEK from the coding sequence GTGAACGTAAAAGCTACCGTACTTGACGAACAAGCTATTCGCCGCGCTTTAACTCGAATCGCACATGAGATTATTGAAAAAAATAAAGGGATTGAAAATTGTGTGCTAGTCGGTATTAAAACGCGAGGCATTTATATCGCAAAACGTTTAGCAGAACGAATTGCACAAATTGAAGGAAACACATTGCCAGTCGGAGAACTAGACATCACGCTTTACCGAGATGATTTATCGAAAGTGACAAGCAATGACGAGCCTCTCGTAAAAGGATCAGATATTCCGACAGATATTGCAAATAAGAACGTCATCTTAGTAGACGATGTGTTATATACGGGCCGCACGGTTCGAGCAGCACTTGATGCACTGATTGATATCGGCCGACCTGAACTCATTCAGCTGGCTGTTTTAGTAGATAGAGGACACCGCGAGCTGCCGATTCGAGCAGACTATGTTGGTAAAAACGTACCGACAGCTAAAAGTGAAAAAATTGCGGTGCATTTAATGGAAGTAGACGAAAAAGACCACGTGTCTATTTACGAAAAATAA
- the ileS gene encoding isoleucine--tRNA ligase, with protein MEYKDTLLMPKTEFPMRGNLPNREPKMQEQWAEMNIYEKVQKRTEGRPLFVLHDGPPYANGDIHMGHALNKILKDFIVRYKSMSGFCAPYVPGWDTHGLPIETALTKNKKVNRKEMTVAEFRKLCEQYAWEQVNGQREQFKRLGVRGDWDNPYVTLQPQYEAQQIKVFGDMAKKGYIYKGLKPVYWSPSSESALAEAEIEYYDKRSASIYVAFNVKDGKGVLEQDEKFIIWTTTPWTMPANQGIAVNPELQYSVVEADGAKYVVATELIKTVAKEIEWADYKTLRTVKGSELERVVAEHPIYKRDSLVVLGDHVTTDAGTGCVHTAPGHGEDDFIVGQKYGLEVLCPVDSKGHMTNEAPGFEGLFYDKANKPITDKLEEEGALLKLSFITHSYPHDWRTKKPTIFRATAQWFASIKDFREDLLKAVEKTEWVPTWGETRLYNMVRDRGDWCISRQRAWGVPIPVFYAENDEPIITDETIEHVSNLFREHGSNVWFEREAKDLLPEGFTHEGSPNGRFTKETDIMDVWFDSGSSHQAVLEEREDLQRPADLYLEGSDQYRGWFNSSLSTSVAVTGEAPYKGVLSHGFALDGEGRKMSKSLGNVVIPEKVMKQLGADILRLWVASVDYQADVRVSDNILKQVAEVYRKIRNTFRFLLGNLADFNPSTDAVAVEDLREVDRYMLVKLNKLIDKVKKSYDSYEFSSIYHAVHNFCTIDMSSFYLDFAKDVLYIEAENNVERRSIQTVLYETLLSLTKLVSPILSHTADEVWVHIPNVTEESVQLVDMPEVQEIEGADQLVEKWDAFMELRDEVLKALEQARNEKVIGKSLEAKLTLYPTADTKELLASISENVGQLFIVSDLEVAEGEAPAEAQKFSYASIVVSKAEGEKCERCWVVSPTVGEDQDHPTLCTRCADVVKNHYVQQ; from the coding sequence ATGGAATATAAAGATACATTATTGATGCCAAAAACTGAATTTCCGATGCGTGGAAATTTACCGAACCGCGAGCCTAAAATGCAAGAACAATGGGCTGAAATGAATATTTATGAAAAAGTACAAAAACGTACGGAAGGCCGTCCGCTATTTGTCCTGCATGATGGACCTCCATATGCGAATGGCGATATTCACATGGGACATGCATTAAATAAAATTTTAAAAGATTTTATCGTTCGCTATAAGTCGATGTCAGGCTTCTGCGCACCTTATGTACCAGGCTGGGATACACACGGTTTGCCAATTGAAACAGCTTTAACAAAAAATAAAAAAGTAAACCGCAAAGAAATGACGGTAGCTGAGTTCCGTAAGCTTTGCGAACAGTATGCTTGGGAACAAGTAAACGGCCAGCGTGAGCAGTTCAAGCGTTTAGGCGTACGCGGAGATTGGGATAATCCATATGTAACGCTTCAGCCGCAGTACGAAGCGCAGCAAATCAAAGTGTTTGGTGACATGGCGAAAAAAGGCTACATCTACAAAGGGTTAAAACCTGTGTACTGGTCCCCTTCAAGTGAATCTGCTTTAGCAGAAGCGGAAATTGAATACTATGACAAGCGTTCAGCTTCTATTTACGTAGCGTTTAACGTAAAAGATGGTAAAGGTGTGCTTGAACAAGATGAAAAATTCATCATTTGGACGACAACACCATGGACAATGCCAGCTAACCAAGGGATTGCTGTCAATCCTGAGCTTCAGTACAGCGTAGTTGAAGCAGATGGAGCAAAATATGTAGTGGCAACTGAACTGATTAAAACAGTTGCTAAAGAAATTGAATGGGCTGACTATAAGACGCTTCGTACGGTAAAAGGTTCAGAACTTGAGCGTGTAGTAGCTGAGCATCCAATCTACAAGCGTGATTCTTTAGTTGTTCTTGGCGATCACGTAACAACGGATGCTGGTACTGGGTGTGTTCATACAGCACCGGGACACGGGGAAGACGACTTTATCGTTGGTCAAAAATATGGTTTGGAAGTTCTTTGTCCAGTCGACAGTAAGGGGCATATGACGAATGAAGCACCAGGATTTGAAGGGTTATTCTATGATAAAGCGAATAAGCCGATTACAGACAAACTAGAAGAAGAAGGCGCGCTGTTAAAATTAAGTTTCATTACCCACTCATACCCACATGACTGGCGTACAAAGAAACCAACAATTTTCCGTGCAACGGCACAGTGGTTTGCGTCTATTAAAGATTTCCGTGAAGATTTATTAAAAGCAGTAGAAAAAACAGAATGGGTGCCTACTTGGGGTGAAACGCGACTTTATAACATGGTGCGTGACCGCGGAGACTGGTGTATTTCTCGTCAACGTGCATGGGGCGTTCCGATTCCGGTATTTTATGCTGAAAATGATGAGCCAATCATTACGGACGAAACAATCGAACACGTATCAAATCTATTTAGAGAACATGGATCAAACGTATGGTTTGAGCGTGAAGCAAAAGACTTGCTTCCAGAAGGCTTTACTCATGAAGGAAGCCCAAATGGCCGCTTCACAAAAGAAACAGACATCATGGACGTATGGTTTGACTCTGGCTCTTCACATCAAGCTGTTCTTGAAGAACGTGAAGACTTACAGCGTCCGGCTGATTTGTATTTAGAAGGTTCTGACCAATACCGCGGCTGGTTTAATTCAAGTCTTTCTACAAGTGTAGCTGTAACGGGTGAAGCACCTTATAAAGGGGTACTTAGCCACGGATTTGCTTTAGACGGTGAAGGTCGCAAAATGAGTAAGTCATTAGGAAACGTTGTAATTCCAGAAAAAGTAATGAAACAACTAGGTGCAGATATTTTACGTTTATGGGTAGCTTCTGTAGATTACCAAGCTGATGTTCGTGTATCTGATAACATTTTAAAACAAGTAGCAGAAGTATATCGTAAAATCCGCAACACGTTCCGTTTCTTACTAGGAAACTTAGCGGACTTTAATCCATCAACTGATGCTGTAGCCGTTGAAGACCTTCGTGAAGTAGACCGCTACATGCTTGTGAAGCTGAACAAATTAATTGATAAAGTGAAAAAATCTTATGATTCATATGAATTCTCAAGCATTTATCACGCAGTGCATAATTTCTGTACAATTGATATGAGTTCATTCTACTTAGACTTTGCAAAAGATGTATTGTACATCGAAGCAGAAAATAATGTAGAGCGTCGCAGCATTCAAACGGTCCTTTATGAAACGTTATTATCGTTAACGAAATTAGTGTCTCCAATTCTTTCTCATACAGCAGACGAAGTATGGGTTCACATTCCAAATGTAACGGAAGAAAGCGTGCAGCTAGTTGATATGCCAGAGGTTCAAGAAATCGAAGGAGCAGATCAATTAGTAGAGAAATGGGATGCATTCATGGAGCTTCGTGATGAAGTATTAAAAGCGCTAGAACAAGCTCGTAATGAAAAAGTAATCGGTAAGTCTTTAGAAGCAAAATTAACGCTGTATCCAACAGCAGATACGAAAGAACTGTTAGCATCTATTTCTGAAAATGTAGGTCAACTCTTCATCGTTTCAGATCTTGAGGTAGCAGAAGGTGAAGCACCTGCTGAAGCACAAAAATTCAGCTATGCTTCAATTGTTGTAAGTAAAGCAGAAGGTGAGAAGTGTGAGCGCTGCTGGGTTGTATCACCAACAGTTGGCGAAGATCAAGATCACCCGACTTTATGTACACGCTGTGCGGATGTTGTAAAAAATCACTACGTTCAGCAGTAA
- a CDS encoding uracil-xanthine permease family protein, with protein MSQQRDFVLDIHDKPKAVNWLTLSLQHLFAMFGSTVLVPFLVGFSPAIALISSGVGTLAFLLITRGQIPSYLGSSFAFITPIIFAKASFGPEETMVGCFLAGLVYGIVALIIKGTGINWIMKLLPPVVVGPVIMVIGLGLANTAVGMAMNDAKGNYSLTYLMVALVTLVITVACSIFFKNIISLIPVLMGIIGGYIFAYTQGLVDFSKVVKAEWIEVPHFYVPFVTYTPSISLGIVLIMVPVAVVTLSEHIGHILVLNKIVDRNYIEKPGLHRSILGDGVATMLAALIGGPPNTTYGENIGVLAITKVLSVFVIAGAAVFAILFGFVGKINALISSIPTPVMGGISILLFGIIASSGLRMMVDAKVDLGSKRNLMIASIILVLGIGGAHLDISEHVKIDSMALSAIMGVLLNLVLPKEKIKEAENVQQTSARKIS; from the coding sequence ATGAGTCAACAACGAGATTTTGTACTTGATATACATGATAAACCAAAAGCAGTAAATTGGTTAACATTGAGTCTACAGCATTTGTTTGCAATGTTTGGGTCGACGGTGTTAGTGCCGTTCCTAGTCGGGTTCAGCCCGGCAATTGCTTTGATTTCAAGCGGGGTAGGAACGCTTGCTTTTCTGCTCATTACAAGAGGTCAAATTCCTTCTTATCTTGGTTCATCGTTCGCGTTCATCACGCCAATCATTTTCGCAAAAGCTTCGTTTGGACCTGAAGAAACGATGGTTGGCTGTTTCTTAGCCGGACTTGTTTATGGAATCGTTGCTTTGATTATAAAAGGAACAGGAATTAATTGGATTATGAAGCTGCTTCCTCCGGTTGTAGTAGGACCAGTTATTATGGTTATAGGCTTAGGACTAGCTAATACAGCAGTAGGCATGGCTATGAACGATGCAAAAGGAAATTACAGCTTAACTTACCTGATGGTTGCGCTTGTGACACTAGTGATAACAGTTGCTTGCTCAATCTTCTTTAAAAACATTATCAGTCTGATTCCGGTACTGATGGGAATTATCGGCGGATACATCTTCGCTTATACACAAGGATTGGTAGACTTTTCAAAGGTAGTGAAAGCAGAGTGGATTGAAGTACCTCACTTCTACGTGCCGTTCGTCACATACACACCGTCCATTTCATTAGGGATTGTGCTTATCATGGTACCCGTAGCAGTCGTAACACTCTCAGAACATATCGGACACATTCTCGTCTTAAATAAGATTGTGGATCGAAACTATATTGAAAAACCAGGACTGCACAGATCGATTTTAGGAGACGGAGTAGCAACTATGCTTGCTGCGCTGATCGGCGGACCGCCAAATACAACATACGGTGAGAACATCGGAGTGTTAGCCATCACAAAGGTGCTTAGCGTATTTGTGATAGCAGGAGCAGCAGTCTTCGCGATTTTGTTCGGGTTTGTCGGCAAAATCAACGCTCTTATTTCAAGTATACCAACGCCGGTCATGGGCGGGATTTCAATTCTCTTATTCGGAATCATTGCTTCATCAGGCTTGCGCATGATGGTGGATGCAAAGGTAGACCTTGGATCAAAACGAAACTTAATGATTGCTTCGATTATCTTAGTGTTAGGAATCGGAGGAGCACACTTAGATATCTCAGAACATGTAAAGATTGATAGCATGGCACTGTCTGCTATCATGGGAGTTCTGCTGAATCTAGTTCTGCCGAAAGAGAAGATAAAAGAAGCAGAAAACGTTCAACAAACGTCAGCACGAAAAATTTCATAG
- a CDS encoding DivIVA domain-containing protein has product MPLTPLDIHNKEFNRGFRGYDEDEVNEFLDQVIKDYELVMRDKKELEGRVSELTDRLGHFTNIEETLNKSILIAQEAAEDVKRNAEKEAKLIIKEAEKNADRIINEALSKSRKIAMDIEETKKQSKVFRTRFKMLIEAQLEMLNSDDWDQLMDYEMPALEEKID; this is encoded by the coding sequence ATGCCTTTAACCCCTTTGGATATTCATAACAAAGAGTTTAATCGCGGGTTTCGCGGATATGATGAAGATGAAGTGAATGAGTTTCTTGACCAAGTAATTAAAGACTATGAGCTGGTAATGCGTGATAAAAAGGAGTTAGAAGGAAGAGTATCTGAATTAACAGATCGTCTTGGACATTTTACTAACATCGAAGAGACGTTAAATAAATCAATTTTAATTGCTCAAGAAGCAGCGGAAGATGTGAAGCGAAACGCTGAAAAAGAAGCGAAGCTCATTATAAAAGAAGCAGAAAAAAATGCGGACCGTATTATTAATGAAGCACTGTCTAAGTCTCGTAAAATTGCGATGGACATTGAGGAGACGAAAAAGCAGTCTAAAGTATTTAGAACTCGTTTCAAAATGTTAATCGAAGCACAGCTTGAAATGTTAAACAGCGACGACTGGGATCAGTTGATGGATTATGAGATGCCAGCGCTAGAAGAAAAAATTGACTAG
- a CDS encoding RluA family pseudouridine synthase, whose product MNVIETVINEEQAGERIDKVLSTVNAEWSRSQVQQWIKEGHAKVNDKTVKGNYKCKTGDAIIIEVPELEELDVVAEEMDLDIYYEDQDVLVVNKPRGMVVHPAPGHHSGTLVNGLMAHCKDLSGINGVMRPGIVHRIDKDTSGLLMVAKNDLAHESLVSQLVAKTVTRRYKAIVHGVIAHDHGTIDAPIGRDKQDRQSMTVTDENSRDAVTHFTVLQRFKDFSLVECKLETGRTHQIRVHMKYIGFPLAGDPKYGPKKTLPIDGQALHAGVLGFIHPRTNEYMEFEAPAPKEFNEMLELIEKRS is encoded by the coding sequence ATGAATGTAATTGAAACAGTTATAAATGAAGAACAAGCAGGAGAACGTATTGATAAAGTACTTTCGACTGTAAATGCAGAATGGTCACGTTCACAAGTGCAGCAGTGGATTAAAGAAGGTCACGCAAAAGTGAACGATAAAACCGTCAAAGGAAACTATAAATGTAAAACAGGAGACGCTATTATTATTGAAGTGCCGGAACTAGAAGAGCTTGATGTGGTAGCGGAAGAAATGGATTTAGATATTTATTATGAAGATCAAGATGTGCTTGTTGTAAATAAACCTCGCGGCATGGTTGTACATCCAGCTCCTGGTCATCATAGCGGCACGCTTGTAAACGGCCTAATGGCTCACTGTAAAGATTTATCCGGTATTAACGGCGTTATGCGCCCTGGTATCGTTCATCGAATTGATAAAGATACATCCGGTTTACTTATGGTTGCAAAAAATGATTTAGCCCATGAATCACTAGTTAGTCAGCTTGTAGCTAAAACAGTGACGCGTCGTTATAAAGCTATCGTTCACGGAGTAATTGCGCACGATCACGGTACAATTGATGCGCCAATCGGCCGAGATAAGCAAGATCGTCAAAGCATGACGGTGACTGATGAAAACAGTCGTGATGCAGTGACGCACTTTACTGTATTGCAGCGTTTTAAAGATTTTTCACTGGTCGAATGTAAGCTAGAAACGGGGCGAACACACCAAATTCGCGTTCATATGAAGTATATTGGCTTTCCGCTTGCCGGGGATCCGAAGTACGGACCGAAAAAAACGCTTCCGATTGACGGACAAGCGCTTCATGCAGGCGTATTAGGCTTTATTCACCCTCGTACAAATGAATATATGGAATTTGAAGCACCGGCTCCAAAAGAGTTTAATGAGATGCTAGAGCTTATTGAAAAAAGAAGTTGA
- a CDS encoding conjugal transfer protein TraR, with amino-acid sequence MYENYLSIGQELALIKEELQDRLVRYATEQSGYIDEKERYVIEMIKADLKDVEHALAKLDVGAFGIDELTGEVMSIHKLKVMPTARTNEDLFVLW; translated from the coding sequence ATGTATGAAAATTATCTTTCCATTGGACAGGAATTAGCTCTTATTAAAGAAGAATTACAAGATCGCCTAGTGAGATATGCTACAGAACAATCTGGTTATATAGATGAAAAGGAACGTTATGTAATAGAAATGATTAAAGCAGATTTAAAAGATGTAGAACACGCGTTAGCAAAGCTTGACGTTGGTGCGTTCGGAATTGATGAACTAACTGGCGAAGTGATGTCTATTCATAAATTAAAAGTAATGCCGACGGCCCGCACAAACGAAGATTTATTTGTTTTATGGTGA